The Toxorhynchites rutilus septentrionalis strain SRP chromosome 3, ASM2978413v1, whole genome shotgun sequence genome includes a region encoding these proteins:
- the LOC129778685 gene encoding 28S ribosomal protein S21, mitochondrial produces the protein MRHAKFLARTVLVQNGNIEEACRVLNRILGKEDILDQFRRTRYYEKPFQTRRRVNFEKCKAIYNEDMNRKIQFVLRKNRVDPFPACH, from the coding sequence ATGCGACACGCAAAGTTCCTCGCCCGGACGGTATTGGTACAGAATGGTAATATCGAGGAAGCATGTCGAGTACTGAATCGGATTCTAGGCAAGGAGGACATCCTGGATCAATTCCGACGCACGCGATATTATGAGAAACCATTCCAGACACGTCGCCGCGTGAACTTcgaaaagtgcaaagcaattTACAACGAGGATATGAATCGGAAGATCCAGTTTGTGCTACGCAAGAACAGGGTAGACCCGTTCCCGGCATGCCACTGA
- the LOC129778684 gene encoding uncharacterized protein LOC129778684: MGLKLISFAASKNMAICSTFFQHKLLYKYTWRSPNQTETQIDHVFIDCRHFSDIIEVRSYRSANVDSDHYLVMLKMRPKLAVVNNIRYRRPPRLNLARLKQLDVAGNYVHSLEAALPEEDELNETPLEDCWNTIKQPSTAYQRTYSEEDELNETPLEDILGHVERIQRNV, encoded by the coding sequence ATGGGTCTGAAACTTATCAGCTTTGccgcctccaagaacatggccatttGTAGTACCTTCTTCCAACATAAACTCCTATACAagtacacctggagatcacctaATCAGACAGAAACACAAATCGACCACGTTTTCATTGACTGTCGGCACTTCTCAGATATCATCGAGGTCAGATCCTATCGGAGCGCTAACGTTGACTCGgatcactacctggtgatgCTGAAGATGCGCCCAAAACTCGCCGTTGTGAACAACATTCGGTACCGACGCCCACCTCGGTTAAATCTCGCGCGGCTGAAGCAGCTTGATGTCGCCGGAAATTACGTGCATTCGCTCGAAGCTGCGCTGCCGGAAGAGGACGAACTGAACGAAACCCCTCTCGAGGACTGTTGGAACACCATTAAACAGCCATCAACAGCGTATCAGAGAACATACTCGGAAGAGGACGAACTGAACGAAACCCCTCTCGAGGACATACTCGGGCACGTGGAACGTATTCAGCGGAACGTGTGA